The following proteins are encoded in a genomic region of Drosophila miranda strain MSH22 chromosome 4, D.miranda_PacBio2.1, whole genome shotgun sequence:
- the LOC108161288 gene encoding sprT-like domain-containing protein Spartan: protein MSEDSDYLFAPRLSYELNGVDATQHQSQRDSQPSKSEASEEADYLLAVKLQSEEQNEGADGDLDGSIQFVYPSKKDVKNTLPKSSPKPKPGRTSAVSRAEDYLNQTSNLVHDDWEILDSTPNIFSMFVRFDEKFFQRRLGAVVLEWSKRMYTCAGICYLRSNRYTKEITIRLSEPLLKLRPRKDLVETLLHEMIHAYCFIQNIREGNGGHGPNFKKIMTTINQVAGTNITVYHTFHDEVEMYKTHVWRCTGICQSRHPFRGWVKRTSNRPPGPNDQWWEKHTRDCGGTFMKVSEYIVNPPAKKQAIDSNVANGLLSNLVGSVPSTSYPGQSRNPFAMPTSSKPPTKSNVVDQKENKAKTAKENLLTGEGYTLSGSTAAGGSTTRNSDFVRNVWQKRFENKPTKEAQEETEKSTGKRPHSYVDGSPILSWESYDEDVLIAYDITPTVLILSSDDERDNDNEEKKKTENEYVKNSTLFSSGISSQERTRKIKEEVMFDESQDFGEDDIVLIDDEYDDEQNLDSSLIAATQLADQSVIDDFFGVDTLLAEFHLENDAVPTTSRATKDLNNDIVICPICFGRIKRSQLSNHFEGCFITNKEEPPSFKKKLPKTNRTMNAQRPSTAITSGKGKRSATGGKRASSKQVLRNAGYTEEEMAPLNLSSSSDSAQNGTSEEEMPPRQMRQRNLFKKTITCPKCGLEYLGHHMEAHCVLCAGKRRR from the exons ATGTCCGAAGATAGCGACTATTTGTTTGCCCCCCGTCTAAGCTATGAACTGAACGGAGTGGACGCCACACAACATCAGAGTCAGCGA GACTCCCAGCCATCAAAATCGGAAGCATCGGAAGAAGCTGACTATTTGTTGGCTGTCAAGCTTCAGTCCGAGGAACAAAATGAGGGCGCCGATGGCGACCTGGACGGCAGCATCCAGTTTGTTTATCCATCAAAAAAGGATGTAAAG AATACGTTGCCCAAGAGCTCGCCAAAGCCTAAGCCAGGCCGAACAAGTGCTGTGAGCAGAGCTGAGGACTACCTGAATCAGACCAGCAATCTGGTACATGACGACTGGGAGATTCTGGATTCCACGCCCAACATCTTCTCCATGTTCGTGCGCTTTGACGAAAAGTTCTTTCAGAGGCGTCTGGGCGCCGTCGTCCTGGAGTGGAGCAAGCGCATGTATACGTGTGCTGGGATTTGCTATCTTCGCAGCAACAGATACACCAAGGAGATTACAATCCGGCTAAGCGAGCCGCTTCTCAAGCTACGTCCTCGCAAGGACCTCGTAGAAACTCTTCTG CATGAAATGATCCATGCCTATTGCTTTATACAGAACATACGCGAGGGCAACGGCGGCCACGGTCCGAATTTCAAAAAAATCATGACTACCATAAACCAGGTGGCCGGGACTAACATCACCGTCTATCATACCTTTCACGATGAGGTGGAAATGTATAAGACTCACGTCTGGCGCTGCACGGGCATCTGTCAGAGCCGTCATCCTTTCCGCGGCTGGGTTAAACGCACCTCGAACCGCCCCCCAGGCCCCAATGATCAGTGGTGGGAGAAGCACACGCGCGATTGCGGCGGAACGTTTATGAAAGTTAGCGAGTATATCGTCAATCCGCCCGCCAAGAAGCAGGCCATCGACTCAAACGTAGCCAATGGTCTGCTATCCAACTTGGTCGGTAGCGTTCCGTCCACCTCGTACCCGGGACAGTCTCGCAATCCATTTGCCATGCCCACCAGCAGCAAGCCGCCGACCAAGTCCAATGTCGTGGACCAGAAGGAAAACAAAGCTAAAACGGCCAAAGAAAACCTCTTGACTGGCGAAGGCTACACTTTGTCCGGGTCCACAGCTGCGGGTGGCTCCACTACTAGAAATTCCGACTTCGTGCGTAATGTTTGGCAGAAGCGCTTTGAGAATAAGCCAACTAAAGAGGCGCAGGAAGAGACCGAGAAAAGCACTGGAAAGCGTCCCCATAGCTACGTTGATGGTAGTCCTATTCTGTCCTGGGAGTCATATGATGAGGACGTTTTGATTGCATATGATATTACGCCCACAGTTTTGATCCTGAGCAGCGATGACGAAAGGGACAATGATAACGAGGAAAAAAAGAAGACTGAAAACGAATACGTCAAGAACTCAACTTTATTTTCAAGTGGAATAAGCAGTCAGGAGAGGACGCGCAAGATCAAGGAAGAGGTAATGTTCGACGAGTCCCAGGATTTTGGCGAAGATGATATCGTTCTTATTGACGATGAGTACGATGACGAGCAGAACCTTGATAGCAGTCTTATAGCGGCCACTCAGTTGGCCGACCAGTCCGTCATAGACGACTTTTTTGGGGTGGATACCCTGCTGGCAGAGTTCCATCTGGAGAACGATGCCGTGCCGACTACGTCGCGGGCCACGAAAGATTTAAACAACGATATTGTCATATGCCCTATCTGCTTTGGCAGAATTAAACGTTCGCAACTGTCGAATCATTTTGAAGGGTGCTTCATCACCAACAAAGAAGAACCGCCCTCCTTCAAGAAGAAGCTGCCAAAGACTAACAGGACGATGAACGCCCAGAGGCCATCGACAGCTATAACTTCAGGAAAAGGAAAGCGCTCAGCCACAGGGGGTAAACGAGCCTCCTCAAAGCAAGTATTGCGAAACGCTGGCTACACCGAGGAGGAGATGGCCCCGCTGAACTTGAGTAGCTCTAGTGATTCGGCCCAGAATGGGACAAGCGAGGAGGAAATGCCACCGCGCCAGATGCGTCAGCGGAATCTCTTTAAAAAGACTATTACATGCCCCAAGTGCGGCCTGGAATACCTCGGCCACCATATGGAGGCCCATTGCGTCCTCTGCGCCGGAAAGCGCCGCCGCTAA
- the LOC108164216 gene encoding uncharacterized protein LOC108164216 translates to MTAVPMKALIAGVFLLANAWHISAGHEQQHQRHLQCWHCSSDTIGAEDFCDVTFQEDNIPTDLIKERNINLLRSCNSTINSDHERPVCRKTVEENNGKMITKRFCYYTNKSDPVELCNVTSPEKNVRRIFCEDCLTDRCNSAPGLVAIMTAILMIPILGLVPQLAI, encoded by the exons ATGACGGCAGTGCCCATGAAAGCCCTCATCGCTGGGGTCTTCTTGCTGGCAAATGCCTGGCACATTTCAG CCGGACatgagcagcagcatcagcggcaTCTGCAGTGCTGGCACTGCAGTTCGGACACCATTGGGGCAGAGGACTTCTGCGATGTGACCTTCCAGGAGGACAACATACCCACGGATCTCATCAAGGAGCGGAACATCAATCTGCTGAGGAGCTGCAATAGCACCATCAACTCGGATCACGAGCGGCCCGTCTGCCGCAAGACTGTGGAGGAGA ACAATGGCAAGATGATAACCAAACGCTTCTGCTACTACACCAACAAATCGGATCCCGTGGAGCTGTGCAACGTGACCAGTCCCGAGAAGAATGTGCGGCGGATATTCTGCGAGGACTGCCTCACAGATCGTTGCAACAGTGCCCCCGGATTGGTGGCGATTATGACGGCCATTCTTATGATACCCATCCTGGGTCTAGTCCCACAGCTGGCCATATAA
- the LOC108164215 gene encoding uncharacterized protein LOC108164215, protein MIGKSLALFLLLLGPSIIEALGTQVVCYDNKRMLSLIEGLNGTVDEQLSLAAFTWGKLRADYPRDVAKIEDLDETMQHVMCSKDKNITLSQHLQGHLLREHIREHLETLNSTALFKQALESPEHELGKWQLAIGRHSRRFHCLFMPAQLQKIIGSVLKRLYRLEKASAMAAFLYQLYMVGNKDSFQLMVYSELLLYERYKSGGQQRPEFGSYMAKMWQSLQMEEPYATLDQAVKQRLLDAIIDLLGYL, encoded by the coding sequence ATGATCGGTAAATCGCTTGCGTTGTTCCTCCTCCTTCTTGGGCCATCTATTATAGAGGCCCTGGGCACCCAAGTGGTCTGCTACGACAACAAGCGGATGTTGTCCCTCATCGAGGGTCTCAATGGCACCGTAGACGAGCAGCTCTCCCTGGCAGCGTTCACCTGGGGCAAGCTCCGGGCCGACTACCCGAGGGATGTGGCCAAGATCGAGGACCTGGACGAGACCATGCAACATGTGATGTGTAGCAAAGACAAGAACATCACCCTCAGCCAGCACCTGCAGGGGCACCTCCTCCGCGAGCACATCCGGGAGCATCTGGAGACCCTAAACAGCACGGCGCTCTTTAAGCAAGCCCTGGAGTCGCCCGAGCACGAGCTGGGAAAGTGGCAGCTGGCCATTGGGCGGCACTCCCGGAGGTTCCACTGTCTCTTCATGCCGGCACAGCTGCAGAAAATCATCGGCAGCGTCTTGAAGCGGCTGTACAGACTGGAAAAGGCCAGCGCGATGGCTGCGTTTCTCTACCAGCTGTATATGGTGGGAAACAAAGACTCCTTCCAGCTGATGGTCTACTCGGAGCTGCTTCTCTACGAGCGCTACAAGAGCGGTGGCCAACAGAGGCCAGAGTTCGGCAGCTACATGGCAAAGATGTGGCAGAGCCTGCAGATGGAGGAGCCCTACGCGACCCTCGATCAAGCCGTCAAACAGCGCCTGCTGGACGCGATAATAGATCTCCTGGGTTATCTCTGA
- the LOC108164149 gene encoding uncharacterized protein LOC108164149, translating into MVSALKCSLAVAVIISFACSAYAIKCYQCESLTMPKCGLKFEADESLLIDCARIGPPRYLQNFFPLRNATGCMKKTLESVVGHPQIVRSCYFGDVSNIQSGCQSDPSLPFVKQLGCDVCTKDECNASASLAPVAGAILLFFGLARLLA; encoded by the exons ATGGTGTCCGCTCTGAAATGCAGTTTGGCCGTAGCGGTCATCATCAGCTTTGCCTGTTCGG CATATGCCATCAAGTGCTATCAGTGCGAGTCGCTGACCATGCCCAAGTGCGGCCTGAAGTTCGAAGCAGATGAGAGTCTCCTTATCGACTGTGCCCGGATCGGACCCCCGCGCTACCTGCAGAACTTCTTCCCCCTGCGCAACGCCACCGGATGCATGAAGAAGACCCTCGAAAGCG TGGTCGGACATCCGCAGATCGTGCGCAGCTGCTACTTCGGTGACGTCTCCAACATCCAGAGCGGCTGCCAGTCGGATCCTTCTCTGCCCTTCGTGAAGCAGCTGGGATGCGATGTCTGCACCAAGGACGAGTGCAACGCATCTGCTTCCCTGGCTCCCGTGGCCGGTGCCATCCTGCTCTTCTTCGGACTGGCTCGCCTGCTGGCATAG
- the LOC108164148 gene encoding uncharacterized protein LOC108164148: MVSSVKLFLALTILATLACTGYAIKCYQCESVTNPKCGEKFESDDSLLLDCGKIAPPRFLQSFFPVRNATGCMKKLIDTVPGHPQVVRSCYFGDISNTQTGCTSDPSLPFAKQLSCDVCTKDECNGSATIAPIAGAILLFFGVARLLA, translated from the exons ATGGTGTCCAGTGTAAAGCTCTTCTTGGCCCTGACCATCTTGGCCACTCTGGCCTGCACGG GCTATGCCATCAAGTGCTACCAGTGCGAGTCGGTGACCAATCCCAAGTGTGGCGAAAAGTTCGAGTCGGACGACAGTCTGCTGCTGGACTGCGGCAAGATTGCCCCGCCACGCTTCCTGCAGAGCTTCTTCCCCGTCCGCAATGCCACCGGTTGCATGAAGAAGCTCATTGATACGG TTCCCGGACACCCGCAGGTGGTGCGCAGCTGCTACTTCGGGGACATTAGCAACACCCAGACGGGTTGCACCTCGGACCCCTCCCTGCCCTTCGCCAAGCAGCTGAGCTGCGATGTCTGCACCAAGGACGAGTGCAACGGATCTGCCACCATCGCCCCCATTGCCGGAGCCATTCTGCTCTTTTTTGGCGTGGCTCGCCTGCTGGCCTAA
- the LOC108161395 gene encoding uncharacterized protein LOC108161395: MRQYLLLFGALLSLLASAYAIKCYACESVYEESCGEDFDVENHFKYDCAFIAPPRFLESDLLSVNATACLKRVFKENGVRKIVRGCYFGEVNDTELWCRMDPTLAAVKNASCHVCDNENYCNGAEVIGVNRVETWRMISLIVFLLAAQLA; encoded by the exons atgCGGCAATATTTACTTCTGTTTGGCGCGCTGCTCTCTCTGCTGGCCTCAG CTTACGCCATCAAGTGCTATGCCTGCGAGTCCGTCTACGAGGAGAGCTGCGGCGAGGACTTTGATGTCGAGAACCATTTCAAATACGACTGCGCCTTCATTGCGCCGCCCCGGTTCCTGGAGAGCGATCTGCTCAGCGTGAATGCCACGGCGTGTCTGAAGCGGGTCTTCAAGG AAAATGGCGTACGCAAAATAGTGCGTGGCTGCTACTTTGGCGAGGTAAATGACACAGAATTGTGGTGCAGAATGGACCCTACTCTGGCGGCGGTGAAGAACGCCAGCTGTCATGTGTGCGACAACGAGAACTACTGCAATGGAGCGGAGGTCATTGGGGTCAATCGAGTGGAGACGTGGCGAATGATATCACTAATTGTGTTTCTTTTGGCCGCCCAACTAGCCTGA
- the LOC108161383 gene encoding uncharacterized protein LOC108161383: MRVFVALWLLVTLVSTALAITCFECDSVNEPGCGESFSGDDIAKTDCNAVEVLGDMRSYNPQGVEPTCLTKYYEGMPGSSRFVRRSCFFGDSSPAGFSCDESPDPLVPYQSFLGCTLCNSDLCNAAGCKVPSMLLSFVFCAYGLLLFLAN, translated from the exons ATGCGTGTGTTTGTCGCTCTGTGGCTGCTCGTCACGCTGGTCAGCACAG CTCTGGCGATTACCTGCTTCGAATGCGATTCCGTAAACGAGCCTGGGTGTGGGGAGAGCTTCTCGGGCGATGACATAGCCAAGACGGATTGTAATGCCGTCGAAGTCCTGGGCGACATGCGATCCTACAACCCCCAGGGCGTGGAACCCACTTGCCTGACCAAGTACTATGAGGGTA TGCCTGGAAGTTCGCGTTTCGTTCGGCGCTCTTGCTTCTTTGGCGATTCCTCGCCGGCGGGCTTCAGCTGCGATGAGTCCCCGGATCCGTTGGTGCCTTACCAGAGCTTCCTCGGCTGTACCCTCTGCAACAGCGATCTATGTAATGCAGCCGGATGCAAAGTCCCCTCCATGCTGCTATCTTTTGTTTTCTGTGCGTATGGATTACTATTGTTTCTCGCAAATTAA